One segment of Rosa chinensis cultivar Old Blush chromosome 6, RchiOBHm-V2, whole genome shotgun sequence DNA contains the following:
- the LOC112174736 gene encoding probable WRKY transcription factor 40, giving the protein MEYPHTSSKEKQVDQQGDSLEEDLQCVRKENEALRFLLEAMSRKYTRLESQLQLIRLDLQQNKSSTHDDHDHHEMTTTGSGCSSYDIFDPTANKRARTTAFSHCDHQQHHHFPVANKTSQFLVRTDSKDNTLIVKDGYQWRKYGQKVTKDNPSSPRAYFRCSMAPTCPVKKKVQRCMQDKSILVATYEGHHNHDIINNSNSLRLGQIISSSSSSPPAPAPHNQIMSVDFPPAVVHGLLQSSSTSTAADPITMRSPPSRREPITLDLTLSGSKSKSNQEENRPGRGSPAGTTSTSTSTSTSTTDQTCENEKIQEYVTYLTKDPNFTVALAAAVARSIKTDQPARNP; this is encoded by the exons ATGGAGTATCCTCATACCTCTAGCAAAGAAAAGCAG GTTGATCAGCAGGGAGATAGTCTGGAAGAAGACCTGCAATGTGTGCGAAAAGAGAATGAAGCTCTAAGATTCCTACTTGAAGCTATGAGCAGAAAGTACACTAGACTTGAGTCCCAGCTCCAACTGATCCGACTCGATCTCCAACAAAACAAGTCTTCAACACACGATGATCATGATCATCATGAGATGACTACTACTGGCTCAGGATGCTCATCATATGATATTTTTGATCCAACTGCAAACAAGAGGGCAAGAACAACTGCTTTTTCTCATTGTGATCACCAGCAGCATCATCACTTTCCAGTAGCCAATAAGACATCGCAGTTCCTAGTGAGAACCGACTCTAAAGACAACACCCTT ATTGTGAAAGATGGATATCAATGGAGGAAGTACGGGCAGAAGGTGACCAAGGACAACCCATCATCCCCTCGAGCTTATTTCAGGTGCTCCATGGCTCCAACTTGCCCAGTCAAAAAGAAGGTACAGAGATGCATGCAGGACAAGTCAATCCTTGTGGCAACATATGAAGGCCACCACAACCATGACATCATCAATAATTCTAATTCCCTACGGCTTGGACAAAtaatttcatcttcatcttcatcaccaCCAGCCCCAGCTCCTCATAATCAAATTATGTCTGTTGATTTTCCTCCAGCAGTAGTACATGGATTGCTACAGAGCAGCAGTACTAGTACCGCAGCTGACCCTATTACTATGAGGAGTCCTCCTTCTCGGCGGGAGCCTATCACGCTTGATCTTACTCTCTCCGGctctaaatccaaatccaatcAAGAAGAGAACAGACCAGGACGAGGAAGCCCTGCTGGTACTACTAGTACTAGTACTAGTACTAGTACTAGTACTACTGATCAGACCTGTGAAAATGAGAAAATACAAGAATACGTTACTTATCTAACCAAAGATCCGAATTTCACTGTAGCTTTAGCTGCTGCTGTTGCCCGCTCCATTAAAACTGATCAACCTGCACGTAACCCCTAA